The Bremerella cremea sequence CTAGCCACCGACTATTGCGTGAAGTTCACCGCGCTAGATGCGGTGGAGCTTGGTTTTAAAACCACAGTGATCCTAGAAGGGGTTCGCGGTGTTGAACTTCAGCCAGGGGATTGTGCGGCAGCGATCACAACGATGGCAAAAGCAGGAATCCGAATTCAACGAAAGGAAAACGATGACCATCGAATTTTATTCAACGAAGGACACTTACGGCGAGTTCTCCAACTTCGCTCCATTTCCGTTCGAGATCGACGGTCTCGTCTACCCGACTAGCGAACACTATTTCCAGGCGATGAAGTTCTCGGACGCGCAGTATCAAGAGAGAATCCGCGAAACGAAAAGCCCGATGATCGCTGCCCGTCTTGGTCGCAGTCGCAAGGTTAAGATCCGCGACGACTGGGAAGAGGTCAAAGTTGACATCATGCGTACAGCCGTGCGAGCCAAGATATTCGCTCACGAGGATCTGCAGAAACTGCTCCTAGAAACCGGGGACGAAACGATCGTCGAAGCGGCGGGAAGGGATTACTTTTGGGGCGCCGGCAAGGACGGATCAGGCCAGAACTGGCTAGGCAAAATCCTTATGGAAATTCGCACCGAACTACGCGAAGCAAAAATAACTTAATCGAAAACAACCAGGCAAAGAAACCCCAAATGGACATTAAAAGCTTAAAACAAATTAGCAAGCGGCTGAGTTACATCCTGCGACATCGGTGGCGACGCGGATAGCGTCGGAGCGATCGCAGGGGCCATTTCAGGAGCGAACCTAACGGCCAATGCATTGCCCAGTCAATGGATCGATAGGCTGACCGAATGGCCCAGAAATGTGCGTTGGATGGAACAACTTTCCCATGCAGTCGCTTCCGGCGAAGCTTCCCCTCCACGAATGCACTGGCCGCTGACATTCGTAAGCAATATTGCGTTTACCACGGCCGTGTTGACGGTCGGATTCAGGAGGTTACTTCCTCCCTATTAAAGGAGCCCTCATGATCGCCCTGTTGCTCGTTGACATTCAAAACGACTTTCTCCCCGAGGGTGCAATTATCCCTGAATGATGATGTACGTCAACGAAAGTCTCGTGACTTCATCGCCAATGCAGAAAGACGAGTCGAAAGATCTTCGACTCGTCGTACAACAACGTGGATCACTGTATCTTTACACTCGACTTTGCCATGAACGATCCAAGCTTGTGAATGACGGGTAATCTTACGAAACCGTTCCCATGTCTTGGCATGAACTACGAGGTTGGCAGTTCCCGTTTCATCTTCGATGGTTACGAAGGTAATTCCCTTGGAAGTGCTAGGCCGTTGACGTAGGAGTATGATCCCAGCAACTTTGATGGGTGTATCATTCGAAACCTGAGCAAGCTTTTCCGTTTGAATTACGCCCAGACTCTTTAATCGTTCACGCTGAAAAGCCATTGGATGAGAACGCAGCGACAACCCTGTAGTACGGTAATCGGTATAAACCTCTTCTTCTGGAGGCATCGTTGGTAATATCGCCGATGGTTCTTCCTCCGGTTCGAGATCGTCAAAGAGAGTTTTCTGTCGAGGCTTTTGGGAAATCGTTAACGCACTCCACATTGCCTCACGTCGTCCCGGACTAAGGCTCGCCAATGCATCTGCCTCGGCTAATAGTTCCACTTGGGCTTGCGAAAGTCTTGTTCGCCGCTGGAAATCATCCATCGATTGAAAATAAACATCTTTTCGGCAATGGGTGATAATGTCAGCCGTTGTCCTCTGTAATCCGGTAATAAGTCGAAGCCCAAGACGGATCGCTCCACGTTCGATACAACAGTCCCATTCACTTCGATTCACGTCCACGGGGCGAACTTCAACCTTGTGTTTTCTGGCATCCTGTATCAATTGCGAAGGGGCATAGAAACCCATTGGCTGACTGTTAATAACAGCCGCCGTGAAGTGAGCGGGATAATAATGCTTGAGCCAAGCAGAAACATAGACCAGCAGGGCAAAACTGGCGGCATGACTTTCTGGGAAGCCATATTCCCCAAAGCCTCTGATCTGTCGAAAGACTTGTTCCGCAAATTCTCCCTCCAAACCATGCTGCTTCATGCCATCGAGCAACTTTTGACGAAATTGGTCGATGATCCCCGGTCTTCTCCACGCCCCCATCGCTCTTCGTAACTGGTCAGCTTCGCCGGGCGAGAATCCAGCAGCCACGATAGCCAACTGCATACATTGCTCTTGGAAAAGCGGCACACCAAGCGTTTTTCTCAACACGTTCCGAATGGCATCGTTGGGATAAATCTCTTCTTCCTCCCCGAATCGTCTCCGCAGATAGGGATGAACCATGTCTCCCTGAATTGGACCGGGACGAACGATGGCAACTTCAATGACAAGATCGTAATAACATCTTGGCCTGAGGCGAGGGAGCATGGACATCTGGGCCCGAGACTCGATCTGAAACACACCAATCGTGTCTGCCCGACAGATCATGTCGTAGACCTGTGAATCTCCTTCGGGGATATTCGCCAACGTCAATGACTTGCCGGTAGTTTCCTTGATCAGATCAAAGCACTTGCGAATTGCCGTCAGCATTCCCAAAGCTAGGCAATCGACTTTGAGAATACCCAAGTCGTCGAGATCATCCTTGTTCCATTGGACGACGGTTCTACCTTCCATCGAGGCGTTCTCGATAGGAACGAGTTCATGAAGTGGACCTCGTGTGATGACCATCCCACCGACGTGCTGCGATAGATGACGGGGGAAACCAAGGAGTTGACCCACCAGATAGATGAATTGCTTGCCAGTGCCAGAACAAACGTCGAGTCCCGCTTCCTGACAACGCCCTCGAAAATCATCCGAGGCCTGGTAGTGATCGGCGTTCTTAGCCAAGCGATCTACCAACTCCAACGAGAACCCGAAGGCTTTGCCGACATCTCGAATGGCCGAACGAGGTCGATAAGTAATCGTGACGGCTGCAATTCCCGCTCGTTCACGTCCGTATTTCTCATAAAGGTATTGGAGGACTTCCTCTCGTCGTTCGTGTTCAAAGTCCACGTCGATATCAGGAGCCTCATCTCGTTCTCTGCTGATAAATCTTTCAAATAGAACGTCAACCCGTTCTGGATCAACCGCAGTAACGCCCAAGCAATAGCATACGGCTGAGTTTGCAGCTGATCCTCGCCCCTGACATAAAATCTTGCGGGAACGAGCAAATCGAACAATATCCCAGACGGTCAGGAAGTACGATTCGTAGCGAAGTTCTTCGATTAGATTCAATTCGTGTTCGACCAGCCGATAAACTTTATCAGGGACACCATCTGGATATCTTGTTGCGGCTCCCTTCCACGTCAGGTGTCGCAGGTACTGAATCGGTGTAAAGCCTTTTGGAGCAAGTTCCTCTGGGTATTCATACCGAAGTTCATCAAGCGAAAACGTACACTTGTCGGCAATCTCTATTGTCCGCTCTAAGGCCCCGGGAAGATCGGAGTGAATCGCATGAATCGCCTCCATGGAACGGAGATGCCTTTGAGCATTGGCCTGCAATTCTTCGCCGACTTTGGAAACCGATGTGCGTAGCCGAATTGCCGTCAGCACATCATGAAGAGGTTTCCGCTCTGGCGTATGAAAAAGAACTCCGCCGGCAGCGACCAGTGGCAGCCGAATTTGTTGTGACAGCTCTTTCAGCCAATGGCGACGTTCTCGGTCATGCGGTCCGCGATGGAGTTCTGCTAATAAATACAAATCATCAAACATCCCTCGATACAGTTCCGCCTCGCGAGTTGAGAAGTCTTCGCTGCACGCAGGAGGTAGGACTCCAGCAATTAGTCCGGTTGTGTGCTTGGCAATGTCGTCCAGCGTAAGATGACATTCTCCCTTGGGGGCTCTTCTTCTGCCAATGGTTATCAAGCGGCAGAGATTGGCATACCCTTCTCGATTCTTTACCCAAACTACGACTGGCGGAGCATCCAGTGGACAAATTTCCGAACCGACGATCAGCTTCAGCGAATGATCCTTAGTAGCCGTGTTGGCACGAACAATGCCCGCCAACGTGTTGATGTCAGTGGCGGCCAGTGCGGAGTATCCAAGTTCGGCTGCTCGCACAACCAGTTCTTCAGGATGAGAAGCTGCTTCCAGAAACGAGAAGTTGGTTCGGCAATGAAGTTCAGCATAGCGCATGGTTAAAACCACTCTCCATGCCAAAACCAGCGACCATCATGAAGTCTCCGAAAGACCCAGAGCCATTCCCCTGAAGTGGTCTCGACTCGGTAATAATCACGGCAAACATGCTCTCCTTGCCACCAGCCTGATTCAATCCTTTCTGGCTCAGAGCATTCGCCAATCTCGATTCGCTTTCTCTTCCAGAATAAAACCACCGGCGGACCATCTGGGATGGAAGCGATAACCTCAATTGGCCTTGGCTTTAAAAAGAGTGCCGTAGGTCGATCCAGTCCGTGATATCTGCTGTTGAAGGTCGTGGCACTAGGAAGGGACGGGCCAGCTACCGAGGCTAATTCGACAGATCGCTCGGGGATTGGATCGGGAAGCAAGTACGGAGCAATAACGGCCTGTTCACCAAGGCGACTGCTGAATCGATTCAATAAGATGGAAAATTGACGGGAACTATTCCGTGTCACCCCCTCAAAAAATTCTTCTTGGGACGCCCCCAGAGGAGCAACCTCTTTTGCTTCTAAATGCAGGCCCACAACCGGCGAATGAAGTCGCAACTTTTCCAAATGGATTCGCAATAATTCACAAATATGCTTTTCTTCGCTCGTCGTTTCGCAAAGGCGAAGATCGAGCATTTTAGATGTACGGTCTTCGAGAAGGAACAGGCATTCCAGATGCCGAGTTCCGAGCCAACACGGAGCGAGCAAAGCCAACAGTTGTCGCAATAGCAACAACAAGAAGTGTTCAATCGCTTCTGGATGGGAAATGCCTTCCTCAAGCGTTTGCTTGACTCGATACAGAGGTAGCGGATGACATGGATCGATGTATTCGGGAACCTGCCCTGTGAACTGGTCCAATCGAGTTAGGATATCATTCCCCAACCGACGTGCCAAAGAACGACGATCCAGCGTCATTACCTGCTGGATGGTAGTTATTCCGAGTCGATATAGCTTCTGCAAAATGGGTTCACTCAATCGCAGCGCCGGCAAGGGCAACGAATAACATTGCCGAATATTTTCAATGGGAATAACCACCGGGCAGTTTGGCTTTGCCATGTAGTGGGCCGCAGCCCATGCGGCTCCAATGCTATTGCCGATAGCAATCCGACCATCGAATTGTCTCTTGGTGACTGCTCGATCCAATTCAGCCGCAAGGGCTTGTTCCCCTGAAAAGAAATGAGCGATTCCTGTCACATCCATGAGGATGCTTTCAGGATCACTGGACTCTTCCAAGCCAATCCGAAAGCTGAAACGTTCGCAACGCAGGGCGATCTCCACCAATGCCTGCCAAGCCTGTTCCGGCTGAACCTGTTCCACGACAAGGCGATCATGAGGCTGTGCAAAGGTTCGACCTTCCGAAATAGGCATTCCGACTTGTACACCACGTCGTTGGGCAAATCGATTACAGTAGCGAACAAAGTCTCCTTGTTTCCTCGACTCGGTTAGCAACAGCACTGCCTGCTGAAGCTCAGGCTGAGTGTTGATACGTTGCTGTAACGCCCAGTTGGGAAACCAAAGGCAAAGGATTCGCTGTGGTATTCGTCCCATAAAGCGTTCCCTTCACGCTGTCGATCACGATGTCTGCTTGTGAGTGCTTTAGCTTGCGATAGCTGGAAGCCAACTCAACCCGAACACAAGGGGAACCATGCAGTGAACGAAGTGGATGCACCAGTAATCGAGCCTCCGCCCATGAAGGTTGCTTCAATGCCTGGGCAGAGCGAACCAAGAAGCCAATTCCAGCAGAAGCCTCTACGGCCAATTGGAGTCGCCGAAAGCTGGTGCTATTCATCCGCTCGATGTTGGCCCAAACCACTCCAATCGCTTCCGATCTCAAAGCTTCTTCACAAGCCCAAAGAGCTTCCTTTTCGGAATTGGGACGAATGAGAACCACTCGGGATAGGTCGAATCCCAAAAGTGAAAGGGACAACGGAAAAAGTTCATGTTGAACATCGATAATTACCGTAGGAAGTACTTGGGGACAGATTTGCTTGCCAGCAATCAGCGAGAGCGTTCCAGCACGGCTGGCCGAAGTGCTTCCCACCCACTCAACAAGGCTTCCTCGCCTTATTCCCTGATGAGGAAGCAAAGCATCTAAATCCTCGCAGCCGGTGGAGTACACCCTATTTGCCTTCTCGGAAACTCCCCTCTCCCGAGCCCATATCTGGTTCTGAAGTTCAACAATTGTTTGTTTCCGGGTATCGTGGTAGTTGAGTTTTCCCATTTCAGCACCTCGCACGGAGTGTATACACATGTACACCATTTGTCAAGCGGCTGAAATTTGGGCAATTCTAGGGTAAGAAGCAGTTCCCATACGTGAAATCACGAAAAGCCATGTGCGGTCGATACACCTTACGAGCCCGTCTGAACCAGCTTTTGCAAATCTATGCAGCGGAGTCTGATGTGGAGTTGGAGCCACGGTACAACATTGCTCCTACGCAAGACGTTGCTACCGTGCGATCGACTGCTGATTCCGCCACAAGAGAATTGGCACTTCTTCATTGGGGTCTGATTCCCTCATGGGCCGATGATCCCAAAATCGGAAATCACATGATTAATGCCCGTGGTGAAACCGTAGCGGAAAAGCCCTCTTTCCGAACGGCTTTGAAACGTCGCCGCTGCCTCGTCTTGGCGGATGGATTTTATGAATGGAAAAAAGAAGGCAAAGCCAAACAGCCACACTTCATTCGGATGAAGGATGACGGTCCAATTGCCTTTGCCGGACTATGGGAGCATTGGCGCAAAAATGGGCTCACCATCGAGTCTTGTACGATCATCACAACCAGTGCCAACAAACTTATGTCGGAGTTGCATGACCGAATGCCGGTGATCCTTTCGGGAAACGATATTGATTTATGGTTGGATCAGAAGGTCGAAGATTCGAAGACGTTACTTCCAATGCTTGATCCTTATCCTGACGAGGAGATGGAGACCTACCCCGTCAGCACTTTGGTAAACTCTCCTAAGAATGAATCCAGTGAATGCATTGAGCCTCTTGCCGAATGAACCTAGGTAGTCCGTAAAGACCTGGATGCCTCAAAGTTCACCATAGCAGAATAACCTTCGAGTCCTTCTCCATGATCTTTCACCCAAAATAAAAGCTGGGAACGAAGATCCACGCTTCGCCGACCAGAGTGCCCATTCTTTCTGAGCTTCTCAGACCCAGCACATCCTATTCACCAACACCGCCTCGCTCTATCCAGCGATGCTGCCTGGCGGGTGCTCGACGTGAACATCAATCTGTTGTTGGTCGACATCCAACCCCACCTGTGACACAAACCACGGCGACTTCAGGCCCAAAGGATGCTGGTAAAGTTCTTTGTCTTGCATGAATGCTCTCCTTCTCGGAGAATTCTAGCAGCCCCATGACAAAGCCGGATGGACCAAACAAAGGGAGTTAACGCAAAGAAAGTGCCTGGAAGGGTAAGGATAGTCGTTCGCTGTTCCCAACAAAACATGCGGTACGAAGGGAACGGCCAAACGCAGCTTCCTTTCGTATTCACGACATGCTAAAAGCGGACGAAACAAACCGCCACACGAGCAAGCAACATCGAAACTATCCGAGAAGAAAAGAACCTCTTAGTTGCCGTGCACCAAGAGTAGATGACGCCAACGCCAAGGACATCGCTTTGGCGAAATGGTTGCTGTAGAATTGTTTCTAACGCTGGATCTCATCCTGCACACCAACATAGAACCTTGGGTCAACATCGTGAGTGTGATGAATCTGATATACCTTGGAGGCGCAACGGGTGCCTTGCAGGCCTTTTTTGGAATCATCCTGGGATCGCCAATGCGCGGAGACTCTTTTTCAATGGCAGCTTTAACTTGCAGTATTATTGCAATCAGACAGATGCAGGGCATATGGCGAATAGTTATGTTATGTGCCGCCAGTGGAACACTCTCGCTTGTGTTGGGGATCGCGATTGAGCCTTTGGTGCAAGATGGGGCATGGCTTGAGAGATTGCTGTTCAGCATCCTAGCTGGGGCCGCAATAGGCTGCCTGTGTGGTTTTGCCGAACGTGTGTTGCGCAGCCGCAGCTTGCCCTGATCCATCCCACAAGCCCGGCCGAGCGTAATGCAATTGAAACAGCACGTGAATGAACTTAGGGCCAGAATAAAAGAGCTCGAAGAAATAGTGATCCATTAGAAAGGTGCAGAATGGACAACTCGCTTACTGAAAGAGAGAGCAAAACACTTGAAGCAATACGAAACACAGATCTTTCAGCGCAACGCAGGCTTCCCGTGCTATTTGTCGTCGCTGGCATTTCTCTCTTCGTGCTTGCTACGGTATTCGGAATTGCAATGAAGGAAACATTCATTGGAGTGACTAATGGCGCATGGGCATTTCTTTTATGTCTTATTATGTCGAAAGGACGATCCGGTTATAATCACCTATATTCAGTGATAAAGAAAATAGGTTGAATGGCGACCGGCGGGATTTTGGCTTTCCACATCCGATATCCAAACGCCGACGATCACCTCGTGCGTTCCAATCTCTTCCAGTCGAAGATTAGCCTTCCATTCGTTTTTTGTAAGTCGGTGAAGTGAACACTTTTTGCCAATTTGACTTCAATCTATCGCTGGCTTTGCGTGGCTCACAAGTGCAACGGCAATTTCATTGGTACTCGGATTCCCGGGGACAATAGGGGCGTTTGCCCCTTTCGTCGAAGCCAACCATCGCTCTCGTTTACGGACGATCGATGATTGACGCAAAGGGAACGGGGCGATTGGAAACCAATCGGTGGCTTCCGTTGGTCTCCCTTGTTTGGTCGCTGCCACAGACCTCAATAAGTATTTAGGATTGGATGCAAATTGACATTTATTTAGTATCCATGGCAATACTAATCGGTCCAGTGATTTCGTTGGCATGGTTTGCGATTGACGCATCGGCATGGACAGTGCATGACATTCTGGTTGGCGTATGGCGCGAGAGGAATGTTAGACATTTTGTCGCAGGGATGCGTATTCCGGACATTCGCTGGCGAGCATGGATCGCACTCCTTTTGGGCACGTACCATTTCTTTATTGCGATTCCGATGGTGGCGTACTTGCTCACCCATACTTTTTTCGGATTCGCAATGCTGAGTTGTCTGCTATATGCCATATCTGGAATATGGTGCGCGTTTCTGCCTGCATACTTCGAGGCATGTACGCTGTTTCGCGTCCGGCGAGAGGCAATGGCTGCAAAGGAAGTCTTAGAGCAAATACGGAGTTCTGATCGAAGCGGATCCGTTTCCATCCGGGGCAAGAGCACGAGCTACACAGCCAGGTTTTCGCGCCAAGCAATTCCAACGACTTTCATGCTGAAGCGATCGCAAATGAAGTATGATTGGCGAGAGCAATTCGGCCCGATCGGAGCCATTGTTGAAAATCGCGTCTTAGTGGGGTTATCGCTTCGTACCGAATTTGCTGTGGAACTCTGCCGAAGTGATTGTCAGCCCACTTCAATGGAGTTCACCGAGACCAACAGCAGCGCAGATGAAACGGTCACCTGGAGTTACGTTCTGAATCGGTGTTGGAGAATAGCTCCTGGCGTCTATGTGTCACAGTACAAAATTCAATGCACTCCGGCATAGAGACGGACAAAGGGAGGACGGCAACATGCCCACCTTTCGATCGACCAAGAAACCATGCTTCAGATCAGCATGAGACATGGCAGGCCGTTCTTGCTGAAAATCGATGCCTAGCAGATGTGGGACGCTGGGCATCAACTCTTCCTAACGGGAAACGATGTCTGACTAACCGATTACGTACCTCCTCAATAGTTGCAAGAGGTGCCTCGCCAGAGATGACAGCTGCGAGGCAACCAAACCAAGTGTTTCTAGCCGTATTAAAGGGCTCAATAAGAAGTCAGTTCGAGCATGGCCGCTAACTCGTCCATGGCTTTGTTCACTTCTTCGTAAAACGCTGGATCGGCCAGGTCGGCGAGGGTGAGCTGTTCGCGATAATGCCGTTCGACCCAAGCGCACAACTGTTGATGGCGTTGTTCGGTGAGCAGAAACGGCTTGGGCACGGCGGCAAGTTCTTCTTCAGTTAGCACCACCCGCAGACGCAAACAGGCCGGGCCTCCCCCATTTTGCATGCTTTCTCGTAGGTCGACATACAAACACGAAGCAATTGGGTTGTCGGCAGCGATGATCTTCTCGATTAATGCGGCAGCACGCGGCGATTCTTGGCATTCGATCGGACAGACTAGCAGCATTTGGCCTGGGGCCACGGTGAGGAGCTGGCTGTTGAAGAAGTAAGTAGCCACCGCTTCTTCCAGCGTCAGTTCATTGGCAGAGACAACAATCGTGCATAGCTCCCCCTCCATCATGGTTTGCAGTTGGTCGAGGACTTCGGTTTGATGAACAAAAGCCGCTTCGTGTACCAAGTGAACGTTCTGATTGCCGACCGCGATGACATCGTTATGGAACACGCCAGCATCGATTGCCCGTGGACGTTGCTGGGCGAAGAGGCAGTAATCGGGGCGAAGCAGGTGCTGCCGGGCCACGGTCTGGCTGGCCAACTTCGCTTGGCGCGCGACAAATCTGGTTTCCCCCGGGAGTGTCTGGTTATCACGCCCGTAAACAAACAACTCGGTTCCTGGGT is a genomic window containing:
- a CDS encoding NADAR family protein gives rise to the protein MTIEFYSTKDTYGEFSNFAPFPFEIDGLVYPTSEHYFQAMKFSDAQYQERIRETKSPMIAARLGRSRKVKIRDDWEEVKVDIMRTAVRAKIFAHEDLQKLLLETGDETIVEAAGRDYFWGAGKDGSGQNWLGKILMEIRTELREAKIT
- a CDS encoding error-prone DNA polymerase gives rise to the protein MRYAELHCRTNFSFLEAASHPEELVVRAAELGYSALAATDINTLAGIVRANTATKDHSLKLIVGSEICPLDAPPVVVWVKNREGYANLCRLITIGRRRAPKGECHLTLDDIAKHTTGLIAGVLPPACSEDFSTREAELYRGMFDDLYLLAELHRGPHDRERRHWLKELSQQIRLPLVAAGGVLFHTPERKPLHDVLTAIRLRTSVSKVGEELQANAQRHLRSMEAIHAIHSDLPGALERTIEIADKCTFSLDELRYEYPEELAPKGFTPIQYLRHLTWKGAATRYPDGVPDKVYRLVEHELNLIEELRYESYFLTVWDIVRFARSRKILCQGRGSAANSAVCYCLGVTAVDPERVDVLFERFISRERDEAPDIDVDFEHERREEVLQYLYEKYGRERAGIAAVTITYRPRSAIRDVGKAFGFSLELVDRLAKNADHYQASDDFRGRCQEAGLDVCSGTGKQFIYLVGQLLGFPRHLSQHVGGMVITRGPLHELVPIENASMEGRTVVQWNKDDLDDLGILKVDCLALGMLTAIRKCFDLIKETTGKSLTLANIPEGDSQVYDMICRADTIGVFQIESRAQMSMLPRLRPRCYYDLVIEVAIVRPGPIQGDMVHPYLRRRFGEEEEIYPNDAIRNVLRKTLGVPLFQEQCMQLAIVAAGFSPGEADQLRRAMGAWRRPGIIDQFRQKLLDGMKQHGLEGEFAEQVFRQIRGFGEYGFPESHAASFALLVYVSAWLKHYYPAHFTAAVINSQPMGFYAPSQLIQDARKHKVEVRPVDVNRSEWDCCIERGAIRLGLRLITGLQRTTADIITHCRKDVYFQSMDDFQRRTRLSQAQVELLAEADALASLSPGRREAMWSALTISQKPRQKTLFDDLEPEEEPSAILPTMPPEEEVYTDYRTTGLSLRSHPMAFQRERLKSLGVIQTEKLAQVSNDTPIKVAGIILLRQRPSTSKGITFVTIEDETGTANLVVHAKTWERFRKITRHSQAWIVHGKVECKDTVIHVVVRRVEDLSTRLSALAMKSRDFR
- a CDS encoding Y-family DNA polymerase translates to MGRIPQRILCLWFPNWALQQRINTQPELQQAVLLLTESRKQGDFVRYCNRFAQRRGVQVGMPISEGRTFAQPHDRLVVEQVQPEQAWQALVEIALRCERFSFRIGLEESSDPESILMDVTGIAHFFSGEQALAAELDRAVTKRQFDGRIAIGNSIGAAWAAAHYMAKPNCPVVIPIENIRQCYSLPLPALRLSEPILQKLYRLGITTIQQVMTLDRRSLARRLGNDILTRLDQFTGQVPEYIDPCHPLPLYRVKQTLEEGISHPEAIEHFLLLLLRQLLALLAPCWLGTRHLECLFLLEDRTSKMLDLRLCETTSEEKHICELLRIHLEKLRLHSPVVGLHLEAKEVAPLGASQEEFFEGVTRNSSRQFSILLNRFSSRLGEQAVIAPYLLPDPIPERSVELASVAGPSLPSATTFNSRYHGLDRPTALFLKPRPIEVIASIPDGPPVVLFWKRKRIEIGECSEPERIESGWWQGEHVCRDYYRVETTSGEWLWVFRRLHDGRWFWHGEWF
- a CDS encoding ImuA family protein; translated protein: MVYMCIHSVRGAEMGKLNYHDTRKQTIVELQNQIWARERGVSEKANRVYSTGCEDLDALLPHQGIRRGSLVEWVGSTSASRAGTLSLIAGKQICPQVLPTVIIDVQHELFPLSLSLLGFDLSRVVLIRPNSEKEALWACEEALRSEAIGVVWANIERMNSTSFRRLQLAVEASAGIGFLVRSAQALKQPSWAEARLLVHPLRSLHGSPCVRVELASSYRKLKHSQADIVIDSVKGTLYGTNTTANPLPLVSQLGVTATYQHSA
- a CDS encoding SOS response-associated peptidase gives rise to the protein MKSRKAMCGRYTLRARLNQLLQIYAAESDVELEPRYNIAPTQDVATVRSTADSATRELALLHWGLIPSWADDPKIGNHMINARGETVAEKPSFRTALKRRRCLVLADGFYEWKKEGKAKQPHFIRMKDDGPIAFAGLWEHWRKNGLTIESCTIITTSANKLMSELHDRMPVILSGNDIDLWLDQKVEDSKTLLPMLDPYPDEEMETYPVSTLVNSPKNESSECIEPLAE
- the astB gene encoding N-succinylarginine dihydrolase encodes the protein MIAWEVNFDGLIGPTHHYGGLSAGNLASQQHRHQVSSPRKAALQGLAKMKQVADLGLVQGFLPPQRRPDLAFLRRHGFTGSPPEVLANAYRTRPDLLSNAYSASAMWTANAATVSPSRDCLDGRVHFTPANLQSMPHRQLEAEQTTAMLRQVFRSRAHFVVHNPLPAEVQQSDEGAANHTRFCTSYGDPGTELFVYGRDNQTLPGETRFVARQAKLASQTVARQHLLRPDYCLFAQQRPRAIDAGVFHNDVIAVGNQNVHLVHEAAFVHQTEVLDQLQTMMEGELCTIVVSANELTLEEAVATYFFNSQLLTVAPGQMLLVCPIECQESPRAAALIEKIIAADNPIASCLYVDLRESMQNGGGPACLRLRVVLTEEELAAVPKPFLLTEQRHQQLCAWVERHYREQLTLADLADPAFYEEVNKAMDELAAMLELTSY